Proteins from one Malania oleifera isolate guangnan ecotype guangnan chromosome 4, ASM2987363v1, whole genome shotgun sequence genomic window:
- the LOC131154085 gene encoding ENHANCER OF AG-4 protein 2-like translates to MAPWRKRGANKAKAKTQLSLGELILAKVKGFPAWPAKISRPEDWDRTPDPKKYFVQFFGTQEIAFVAPAEIHEFTGEVKNKLSARCQGKTVKPFAQAVKEICEAFENLQQKKSGELRVDTNGSAIGCQAPSVDGLDDDGVELDLKDGVGVTGPNEELELEGLTNGGSRLEYTSHREGKKDGQDVKPFISCNKNNTSSQVATTKKKNKAFNEGLCLPKKEAVSASSPATLSCMKEEFLAIKRKILRIMLNR, encoded by the exons ATGGCTCCTTGGCGTAAACGAGGAGCGAACAAAGCAAAGGCCAAGACTCAGTTGAGTTTGGGAGAGCTCATTCTTGCCAAGGTCAAGGGCTTCCCTGCGTGGCCTGCGAAG ATTAGCAGACCAGAAGATTGGGATCGAACACCTGACCCAAAGAAGTATTTTGTCCAATTCTTTGGAACTCAAGAAAT AGCTTTTGTTGCCCCTGCAGAAATTCATGAATTTACTGGTGAGGTGAAGAACAAATTGTCCGCTCGGTGCCAAGGCAAAACAGTTAAGCCATTTGCTCAAGCTGTAAAGGAGATTTGTGAAGCTTTTGAAAATTTACAGCAAAAAAAATCAGGGGAATTGAGAGTTGATACTAATGGATCTGCCATTGGGTGTCAGGCACCTTCTGTCGATGGGTTAGATGATGATGGAGTGGAGCTTGACTTAAAAGATGGGGTTGGTGTGACTGGGCCAAATGAAGAATTAGAGTTAGAGGGCCTAACCAATGGTGGCTCAAGGTTGGAGTATACCTCGCATAGAGAAGGCAAGAAAGATGGTCAAGATGTGAAGCCTTTCATATCATGTAACAAAAATAATACTTCTTCTCAAGTTGCAACAACTAAGAAAAAGAATAAAGCATTTAATGAGGGTTTATGTTTACCAAAGAAGGAGGCAGTGTCAGCATCTAGTCCTGCCACTCTTTCTTGTATGAAGGAAGAATTTTTGGCGATAAAAAGGAAGATATTGCGAATCATGCTGAACAGGTAG